Below is a genomic region from Polycladomyces zharkentensis.
ACATTTCCGGCCAGAGGTGTCGTTCGTCGTTGATTCCCCGCTTTTTGCCCGCGACTGAGAATGGTTGACAAGGTGGGCCACCGCAAATAAGTCCAATTGTACGGTCATCGTCTATCACCCCGTCCTTTTCTAATCTCTCCCGGGTGATTTCCCGAACGTCTTTATAAATCGGAACCTGTGGCCAGTGGCGGGAAAGTACCTGCCGGCAATACGGGTCAATTTCGCAGAAAGCGACCGTCTTGATACCAGCCCAGTGCGCAGCCAAGGAAAACCCACCGATACCGGAAAACAGGTCTAACATCCTCAACCCGTGGCCACCTCTTTTTCGGGTGTGTATTTGGTGACTGTTACCTGTACTTGTTCTTTTTGTGGTGTTGTTACGTAGTGCTTCCGGGCGTGGATTTCAGCCACTTGCCTGTCATCACTCCATGCGATGCCGTTCAGCGCGTCCAAGATGATCTTTTGCATGTTGTCAATGTCGCCTTCCTTGCCATATTTCAGGAGGTAAATATCCATTTTCACAGCCACAGGACCATCAAAGCGTGGAACCTTCGCCGCTTTCGCTGCCCAGGCGACATCATGACGGTATGACATGTACCGAAGTACCTTAGGCGAACGCTTACCACGATACGTCATCCGAGGAGCCGGAACGCACCGGCCCGCAACGGTGAAAGTAAATCGGTTCATCGTAACCACCACCCCATCGTCAGATATCCCAGTAAGTCCACAACAACTCAAACCGGATCGTTTTCCCTTGCTCCTGGCATTTTGGGCAACATGGCCAATTCATCACTCGATATTCCGGGATCGTAACAACCTCTTTGCACTCTGGGCACTGATAGACACCATACAGGATCAAATCCATATCATCCGGTCCGACACCTTCAAGAATCATCGTTTTACCCTCCTCCCATACACTCCACCCGGTCGTGGTTTAATGAACCCTTTCCTAGTTCGATCCATGATGAGGATGGCCACCTCGTCCGGGTCTCTCATGCATGCGTTGGCAATATCCCAGATAGAAAACCCTGCGTTCCACATCCGCTCAATGTCGGGAATCTCGGCTTCATCCCAGAAGAAATTGAAATCCAAATCATCCAAGGCGATGTATATTTTCCGCCGCTGGATCGCCAACGGTGTAACGGTTCCGGTCGGCCCATAGATCACCGCTCCCTCATCCGGTAGTCATCGCCCTTCACTTGGAGGAAAAAATCTTTCGCCATCCCGGACAGCCGAGAAAATGCCGCCGGTCCGATCTTTTCGCTTAGTGTCATCGGGTCCTCATTGGAGCTAAACAGGATGGGACGCCGCGCTTTGTATCGTTCGTTGATAATCTGGTAATATAAATCCTCTTTCGTCTCGCTGTATTTGCTCTTTCCGATGTCGTCCCATACAAGAACCGGTGCTTGTACCACTGCACCCATCAACCGGTTAAACTCAATTCCTCCATCATCGATCCGTTTGGAGTTAACCAATTCGTTCATAAACACTGTGTCCGAGATACAAAGGACCGCGTAACCCCGTCGGATCAATTCTTTCGCCGCTGCCATCTGAAGATGGGTCTTGCCAAGACCGTAGCTGTTATAAATCCGTTCGTACTCCGCCCGCTTTCGCAGATCACCAATCCGTCGGATTTGTTGCTCCCCCACTTCGGCCACAAATCCCATACTGTTCGCCTTGGTGTCTTTGATCTCATCAAAACGGGCCAGGTACTCCTTGGTCATCTGCAAAAGTTCCTGTTGTACAGGCGTTTCGACTTTGTAGTTGTCCAGCCGAGCGTCCACAAACTCTTCCGGGATCATGGCGTTTCTCATCCGGCGTTGGAGCCGTTTCCGCTTAAGGCAGGAACACGGCCTAGCCGTCCAACCGTCGATGATCCATTCTCGATCCTTGCAAATCTGGCACTCAACCGCCGACTCTGCGCCCGAAGTTTGCGTATTTCCCGAAGTTGATGATAGGCGTTTCATCTTTTCGATCCGTTCCATAATGTCCTTGATAGCCAACACCACGACCGCCTCCCCGTTCTTGTTCTTTTCTCATTCGGTTCATCAAGACATGGAATTGCTTGCGTAACTTTGACGGCGATTGTACGTTGTCTTGCCAGAAATCATCTTGTGTCACCCAGTCGATGACTTCTTTTATCTCTTGTTTGGTCCGTCCATCTATCTCATGGATCTTTCGAAAATCATCCGCCCATGTTTGGATGTTTCCTCGGAATATATAGCCAAGGACGTTCTCCTCTATCTTCTGCCTGAAATAGACGGCCATTTTGTAATAGGGTGAGTCCTCATCATATACTCGGCGCTGTTTGCGACGAGTATTATTTATATCTTTCTTGTCATTCTTATCATTCTTATCATTCTTGTTTATGTCCGTTGATTGTTTCTTTATTGGGTGTTCATTGTTACCCTCTTCGTCTTTCGATTGGTAAACCTCCCAATTTATCAGCGTTATTAATGTGTAACCATTGTTACCCTTGCGCCCTGTTATATTGATCATGCCTTGCTGTTTCATCCAATCGAGAATGGACTTGATAGTCTTCGGGTTCGGTTCCTTCCATTTGCCGTTTTCATACCAACCAACACCTTGGGCGATCTGCCTGATCGACGTCATATGCTGACCACGGCGAATAGTTATTTTGCTTCCATCTTTCATAGGAATCGATTTATCTTGGTGATTAGCCTTGTATTTCAGCCACTGCCACACCCGATGATAAAGTGGAGGCATTAGCCAAATATCGCTTTCCAGTTCCTTTCTGTGATCCTTGATGTATCCGGTCACTTCTCTCCCTCCTGCTTGTGGGGGATGGGCGGTGTGGCCGCCCGTTATCCGATCCGTTTCAACTCTCGTGCGTAGATAATCCCGATCGTGTCGGTGTTGTAGACCAATTCCTCGCCGTGCTTTTTAGTCCAAAGAACCCGAAACCGTTTCCCGTTTGCCAGTTCCACCACATCGCCAGGGTTCAGATAGTTCATCCCGAAATGTCCCTCGAAGTGATATTCCGCCTTGTATTTCATCCGTGATCACCTCATTCGAAGGTTAATTCTCCCTGTTCAAATTCAGTTTCCTCAATCTCCACCGGTACATAGATCGCGCAGTTTCTACCGGTTACGCTACATTTCCGCTTCCCGGCCACTCGGATCAATCCGGCCTGCATTAACTCCGTCAATCGCGGATGGACAAAATTGCGTTCCGGGCGCGGGAAATAACCCTTTTCAAACATCTTCTTGGCCAGCTCGTTAGCCGTAATCATCGGAGACTCATACAGTTCCAACATCACGTCATATTGCCGCTGGCCAAGTGACTCTAGGATCTGATAAAATGATTCTCGTCGAGTTTCTTTCGTAATTGGATGCATTTTATCAGCTCCTTTCGTTTTGCCGGGCCATGGCCCGGCTTATTCTTCGTCTATTAGTTCTGGCTCTTCACCGTTTAAAATCACACGTTCGCATTCAACGCACATATCATGTTTATCTGTCCAAAACACATCACCAATCGTACAAACAGGGCATTTTTTGATGGGTTGCACCAACATCCCCACTCGCTCCTTTTGTGGTTGTTATGCCGGGCGCGTGGCCCGGCTTGCTTTGCATCTCTGAATCGCCCGACTTAGAGGTATCCAGAAAGAACGTCCTCTTTATCTACCCATCGCCTTACCACCGGTTTCAATTGCACCCATAATGTCCACCAGTGGCCACACAGCTGGCATTCCAGTTCTACCGGTAACTCGTAATCCAGAAAATCCTTTAGGTTATAGTCCTCTAGTCTGTACTCGTCATTTTCTTTGCATTTTGGGCATTGCAGGATTAAATTCATTTGTTGTCGCCCCTTTCTGATGATG
It encodes:
- a CDS encoding helix-turn-helix domain-containing protein, whose product is MIYGPTGTVTPLAIQRRKIYIALDDLDFNFFWDEAEIPDIERMWNAGFSIWDIANACMRDPDEVAILIMDRTRKGFIKPRPGGVYGRRVKR
- a CDS encoding RusA family crossover junction endodeoxyribonuclease, which encodes MNRFTFTVAGRCVPAPRMTYRGKRSPKVLRYMSYRHDVAWAAKAAKVPRFDGPVAVKMDIYLLKYGKEGDIDNMQKIILDALNGIAWSDDRQVAEIHARKHYVTTPQKEQVQVTVTKYTPEKEVATG
- a CDS encoding ATP-binding protein, which encodes MIPEEFVDARLDNYKVETPVQQELLQMTKEYLARFDEIKDTKANSMGFVAEVGEQQIRRIGDLRKRAEYERIYNSYGLGKTHLQMAAAKELIRRGYAVLCISDTVFMNELVNSKRIDDGGIEFNRLMGAVVQAPVLVWDDIGKSKYSETKEDLYYQIINERYKARRPILFSSNEDPMTLSEKIGPAAFSRLSGMAKDFFLQVKGDDYRMRER